aaggaaggagggggcggggccgttgctaggggcggggcggcggggagTGAGAGGAGCGCAGTCGGTGCCGCGAGGCGCGCTCGGCTCTGCGGCTCCAGCTCCCGCGAAGCCTGTTGCTGCCTTCTCCCGGCCGCCGCTTCCCGCCAGGCGCCCAGGGGCCGGCGGCCCGAGGGCTGCGGCGCGCGGGCAGCCCCCCGCCCTCTTGCTCTCCACGCACACAGGTGGACCCGAGCGTCTCCGAGAGCGCGGACGCCGGAGAGCCTCCCGGTGTGCCCCGGACTGCGCGCCAAGACCCCGGGCGCCGAGCGGCGATGAACGCGACCTTCCTGAACCACAGCGGCCTGGAGGCGGCGGGTGGCttgggcggcggcggcggcggcggggccgcCGTGGGGAACCGCAGCCACGGGCTGGGCACGTGGCTGGGCTGCTGCCCCGGGGGCGCGCCGCTGTCCGCCAGTGACGGGGTCCCCGCGGGGCTGGCTCCGGATGAGCGCAGCCTGTGGGTGTCGCGCGTGGCGCAGATTGCCGTGCTCTGCGTGTTGTCGCTCACCGTGGTCTTCGGCGTTTTCTTCCTGGGCTGCAACCTGCTCATCAAGTCGGAGAGCATGATTAACTTTCTGATGCAGGAGCGCCGGCCTTCCAAGGACGTGGGCGCTGCCATCCTGGGGCTGTACTGAGCGCCGCCTCGGCCCGCCCTCGGCAGCTTGGCTGGAAGAAGACGGAGAAGGGAGCCCAGGACCCTGGTTCCCCCTCGCCGGGCTCTGCCGCCGCCTCTCGGCGGGCAGCGCGAGGGGCAGCGACGTGCCTCCGGGCGCCCGGGCCACTGCGGGACCTTAGGCGGCGGCGCGGGAAGGGACTTCCACACCCGACTCGGTCCTGCGTGCGGTCCAgcgttgggggtgggagggtagaGGATGGGGGTTCTTAACTGTTACTTTGAAAGGAAGTTCTGGGCAGGGTGGGAGAGGTTGTGGGATGCACTGGGGGCTGAGGTCACTGGCGCGGGAACTTTGTGTGTATGtaggtggggtggagtgggggcgAGTTCCGAGCAGCGTGCGGTGGGGGTGCCGCTGTTGGCGAATCCGAGTCACTGAGCTTGTTGGCTTGATTTCGCATTTGAGAAGAAATCTTGCAATAAAGCTACAGCCGTCGGGCTTCCCGCGGCTTCCGCCCGCACTCCTgtggaatgtgtgtgtatgttggtgGGGGGGTGTTGGCGGGGGTGAGCGGTGTGTAGGCTACTAGCAAGTACTTTAGGCAGGTCACAGGACGCCGGGCCTCAGGACTGGGCAGCTGTCGGGGCTGGTCGCGGGCTCCTGAGACCCCACTCGGAAGCC
This region of Physeter macrocephalus isolate SW-GA chromosome 14, ASM283717v5, whole genome shotgun sequence genomic DNA includes:
- the RPRML gene encoding reprimo-like protein; protein product: MNATFLNHSGLEAAGGLGGGGGGGAAVGNRSHGLGTWLGCCPGGAPLSASDGVPAGLAPDERSLWVSRVAQIAVLCVLSLTVVFGVFFLGCNLLIKSESMINFLMQERRPSKDVGAAILGLY